In the Nicotiana tabacum cultivar K326 chromosome 16, ASM71507v2, whole genome shotgun sequence genome, one interval contains:
- the LOC107800158 gene encoding uncharacterized protein LOC107800158, giving the protein MTDSLATNEIKDFNDFLQASGMTELRAIGRRYTWSNGQICSTIDRALVNAEWLLTVTVTEVIVLNPEISYHTPLSIQLKDDVKGSSKPFRFLNCLAEHKDFLNVVANTWCRTTEKNHIADISLKSRQAQNRIKSLIDSNGDILQQPENIVEEVTSFYKKLLDSAADQLPAINPEIMKRGNVLNRQQQQQLQLITHVTHDEVYQALMSIDFL; this is encoded by the exons ATGACAGACAGTTTGGCAACAAATGAGATAAAGGATTTCAATGACTTCCTGCAAGCCAGTGGCATGACTGAATTACGTGCAATAGGGAGAAGATACACATGGTCAAATGGACAAATTTGTAGTACAATAGACAGAGCTCTTGTGAATGCTGAATGGTTATTGACAGTAACTGTTACTGAAGTGATAGTTTTAAACCCTGAGATTTCATATCACACTCCACTAAGTATCCAACTTAAGGATGATGTGAAGGGGAGTTCAAAGCCCTTCAGATTTCTTAACTGCCTAGCAGAGCACAAAGACTTTCTAAATGTGGTGGCAAATACTTGGTGTAGGACAACAGAAAAGAATCACATAGCAGACATAAG TTTGAAGAGTAGACAGGCTCAAAACAGGATCAAAAGCCTTATTGATTCTAATGGTGATATCCTTCAACAACCAGAAAACATAGTAGAAGAGGTGACTAGTTTCTATAAAAAGCTCCTAGACAGTGCTGCTGATCAACTACCAGCAATAAATCCTGAGATCATGAAGCGTGGGAATGTGCTTAataggcaacaacaacaacaactgcaaCTGATAACACATGTTACTCATGATGAAGTATATCAAGCCCTTATGAGTATTGATTTTTTATAG
- the LOC107800159 gene encoding nuclear intron maturase 3, mitochondrial has product MLLTLRRTKPNFTLHFASKIKPFSLPKLRLSTLSQSEIKNLIFSNYNHGKFHNLLKNIISLPSFLLSACHNLKPPNDNYNTTPQLTLDSVSTHFFSLQELSFQLSTNQFDIKDCSFIIGKSLVLPNLKLKVVIEAIRMVLEVIYDDRFVTFCYGGRVNMGRHTAIRYLKNSVENPTWWFTVNLNPAKFESKHVVRLCRVMEEKIDDDALIYLIKRLFECEIVSIRLGGCYLGRGFPQECGLSSILINIYFDSFDKEIQDLRLKTSRENPRVDANELDEGYRGHAFYKPLKIYTVRYLDEILVITSGTKMMTMDLKSRLVQVLEKDMEFGIDKVRTVIHSATSEKIEFLGMELRAVTPSVLHPPMSQKAIRARKKYLRQKEVRAMELRNAKETNRKKLGMKIFSHVFKKLKRGNGFKSDFPIENEVNQIFDSWAEEVIQDFLESVDERWEWHRMLSAGDFLSLKRIRDQLPRELVDSYDNFQEQVDRYVNPVKAKRVLEEQVKKAEEEEERKYSDQTVADLTKLCIKVEAPLEIVRKAVKLVGFTNHMGRPRPISLLMALEDIDIIKWYAGIGRRWLDFFCCCHNFKKLKIVVSYHLRFSCILTLAEKHESTKREAIRHYTKDLKVSNINGVEEVYFPTEREVKMMGDNDLIDPKPVDVSLGMALIRLASDEPSYRCAAHFCDRRDTIVYRIRLLQNLLNLDPSDRTDVRHYCRSGIKNAVNYNFHTMRIHPLSQRGMVDYMFYFIYFRDDKFVIYLICSILLIML; this is encoded by the exons ATGCTCTTAACTCTCAGAAGAACCAAACCCAACTTCACTCTGCACTTTGCTTCCAAGATTAAACCTTTTTCACTTCCAAAACTCCGCCTTTCAACCCTTTCACAATCAGAAATCAAGAACCTCATTTTCTCCAATTATAACCATGGAAAATTTCACAACCTCCTCAAAAACATCATCTCTTTACCCTCTTTCCTCCTCTCAGCTTGCCATAATCTCAAACCCCCAAATGATAATTACAATACTACCCCTCAACTCACTCTTGATTCTGTTTCAACCCATTTTTTCTCACTTCAAGAACTCTCTTTTCAGCTCTCTACAAACCAATTTGACATCAAAGATTGCAGCTTTATCATAGGTAAATCACTTGTGCTTCCTAATTTAAAGCTTAAAGTAGTTATTGAAGCTATTAGAATGGTTCTTGAAGTTATATATGATGATAGGTTTGTGACTTTCTGTTATGGTGGACGTGTTAATATGGGCCGACACACCGCCATTCGTTACCTTAAGAACTCTGTTGAGAACCCCACTTGGTGGTTTACTGTTAATTTGAATCCTGCAAAGTTTGAAAGTAAGCATGTTGTTAGGTTGTGTAGGGTTATGGAAGAGAAAATCGATGATGATGCTTTGATTTATTTGATAAAAAGGTTGTTTGAATGTGAAATAGTGAGTATTCGATTGGGTGGCTGTTATTTAGGTAGAGGGTTTCCTCAAGAATGTGGGTTGAGTTCAATTTTGATTAACATTTACTTTGATAGTTTTGATAAGGAGATTCAAGATTTGAGGCTTAAAACGAGTAGGGAGAATCCGAGAGTTGATGCTAATGAACTTGATGAGGGATATCGGGGGCATGCTTTTTATAAGCCGTTGAAGATATATACGGTTAGATATTTGGATGAGATATTGGTTATCACGTCGGGAACGAAGATGATGACTATGGATTTGAAGAGTAGGCTTGTTCAGGTTCTTGAGAAAGATATGGAATTCGGTATTGATAAGGTTAGAACTGTTATTCATAGTGCTACTTCTGAGAAGATAGAATTTTTGGGAATGGAGCTTCGGGCAGTTACACCGTCTGTGTTGCACCCACCGATGTCACAAAAGGCGATTAGGGCGAGGAAGAAGTACCTCCGACAGAAAGAAGTTAGAGCTATGGAGTTGAGAAATGCTAAAGAGACTAATAGGAAGAAATTGGGAATGAAGATATTCAGTCATGTATTTAAGAAGTTGAAGCGTGGTAATGGTTTCAAATCTGATTTCCCGATTGAGAATGAAGTGAACCAAATTTTTGATTCTTGGGCTGAAGAGGTCATACAAGACTTTTTGGAATCTGTCGATGAGCGTTGGGAATGGCACCGGATGCTCTCAGCTGGTGACTTCCTCTCTTTGAAAAGAATCAGAGATCAGCTGCCGCGAGAACTAGTGGATTCTTATGACAACTTTCAAGAGCAAGTTGACAGGTATGTAAATCCTGTCAAAGCAAAAAGGGTATTAGAGGAACAAGTAAAGAAAgcagaggaagaagaggaaaggaAATACTCTGATCAGACGGTTGCAGATCTGACAAAGTTATGCATAAAAGTTGAGGCACCATTAGAAATTGTTAGGAAAGCAGTCAAGCTGGTCGGATTCACAAATCATATGGGCCGTCCTAGGCCGATTAGTTTACTTATGGCACTTGAAGATATTGATATTATCAAGTGGTATGCCGGTATAGGGAGAAGGTGGCTTGATTTCTTTTGCTGCTGCCACAACTTCAAAAAGTTGAAGATTGTAGTATCTTATCATTTGAGATTCTCGTGCATCTTGACTTTAGCAGAGAAGCATGAATCCACGAAGCGGGAGGCAATCAGACATTACACCAAAGATCTGAAAGTTTCAAATATTAATGGGGTTGAAGAAGTGTATTTTCCGACAGAAAGGGAAGTCAAAATGATGGGAGATAATGATCTTATTGATCCAAAGCCTGTTGATGTTTCTCTGGGGATGGCATTGATTAGATTAGCTTCTGATGAGCCCTCTTACCGATGTGCTGCTCATTTTTGCGACAGAAGAGATACAATTGTTTACCGGATTAGGTTACTTCAGAATCTTCTTAATTTGGATCCATCGGATAGAA CTGATGTCCGACATTATTGCCGGAGTGGCATCAAGAATGCTGTAAactacaattttcatacaatgAGAATACACCCACTAAGTCAAAGAGGTATGGTTGATTACATGTTTTACTTCATATATTTCCGTGATGATAAGTTTGTTATCTACCTAATCTGCTCAATCTTGTTAATCATGCTTTAA